In one window of Burkholderia sp. NRF60-BP8 DNA:
- a CDS encoding tetratricopeptide repeat protein, whose translation MYRRLLAPGLLLLLAACAQDPSVTAGTVRICDDTGCSDRPKDQVSYQKKDDAEDREDPRIAALKQTAKTQPKAAYDLGLRYFRGDGVRQDSYQALKWMREAAERGDLNAQKALGSFYLFGLEEMGSDAREAEKWLSIAAGRGDKESKKLLDLARKAKKEDEEDWKWRTQWRDVYYGYWYSGYPYYGVWQQTYWYY comes from the coding sequence ATGTATCGCCGTCTACTCGCACCGGGGCTGCTGTTGCTGTTGGCCGCGTGCGCGCAGGATCCGTCGGTTACCGCCGGCACGGTACGGATCTGCGACGACACAGGTTGTTCCGATCGCCCTAAAGATCAGGTCTCCTATCAAAAAAAGGACGATGCGGAAGACCGCGAGGACCCGCGCATCGCCGCGCTCAAGCAAACCGCGAAAACCCAGCCGAAGGCCGCCTACGATCTCGGCCTGCGCTACTTCCGCGGCGACGGCGTGCGCCAGGACAGCTACCAGGCGCTCAAGTGGATGCGCGAGGCCGCCGAACGCGGCGACCTGAACGCGCAGAAGGCGCTCGGCAGTTTCTACCTGTTCGGCCTCGAGGAAATGGGCTCGGATGCGCGCGAAGCGGAGAAGTGGCTGTCGATCGCGGCCGGCCGCGGCGACAAGGAATCGAAAAAGCTGCTCGACCTCGCACGCAAGGCGAAGAAAGAAGACGAAGAAGACTGGAAATGGCGCACGCAATGGCGTGACGTCTATTACGGCTACTGGTACTCGGGCTATCCGTACTACGGCGTCTGGCAGCAGACGTACTGGTACTACTGA